The sequence GTATAGGTAGATTGATATTTAAAATCCGTCACAGTAATTGCACCTGTGGCTAGCCAACTCGATGGTGCTGTGATGAAGTGTGACTCTGCCTGCCACACTTCTTTTTCAGACGACTGAtatcttttttcaattgaacgATTGTCTCCTTTTGTTCTTCCACGTAGCGTTTGAGATCTTGAGCTTCCCTAGCAATTCGGATGTGAGTTCTGCCACGTTCCCGTACCCTTTCCTGTAAAAAGCACAACCAAGGCGTTTCATTAATTTCACAAAGAAACCAGAAGAAACAAATGTAAGCTAATGTTCGAAAGATCTATAGATTCTCTTCGGAAAAAGGTTGAGGAACATCATGCGACCCAGTTTTTGTATTAAACGTTTTCTGACTTCGTCTCGCCATacgtaaaaaaacagaacttTAAAAGACTCACCAGTAACCACGAATTCTTCTGCAATCTGTCCTGATACTTCTTTTCATCGCGGCGGAGGATTGTTAAAGTACGAAGTCTTTCTGAGTTCAAAAGCAACTCCTGTGTtacaaaaagaagctataaATTGTGGTATACTAGTTTCCAAgtacgaaaataaaatacaaccTCGGATAGCGTGCACTGCAAATCAGAACATTCTGCCTGTTAGAAAAATCGTGTTGATGAGCATTAAGAAAATAATCTTTCAAACAGTTTGCTATTACAAGTTATGCGTACTGTCCATTTTATTTCGAATTTTAaacctctttcttttcatgtttttttctaatttgtCCTTTAAACTAAAAATGCAATAGGTAAGGCAATATAATAAAACGCTATAACCTTATCTCCCTATGTAATGGGTGTTTTTATACTGTGACTGTGGATGACGCAAGGACGTAAAACTACGTGCCAAGCTTGATTTTACATAAGGGTTTTAATTCTAGTCAATTAACCTAATGTCACGTCATGTTATGCTAATTAGCAGCTATCCTTTTACGTTTTCGagtagtttttttcttttattgccaACGTTATTTGTAATGCTTAACGATACTGCATTGAAAATGGGCGTAATAAGAGCGTAAGTAGGTTTATTTTGGTTACGCACGCGACTTATCTGATAGCGCTGCCAAAGTAATGCCGACAACTTCTTCAGAATACGGATTATCTTATCGTCCAGAGGTTgttcagcagcagcagcacagGTTTTTTCGAGGTAAACTTCGAGATTGTCAATGGGAATATCAAACTCTTTGTTAAGGGCGATATCTAGATTATCCATTGCTTCCtaatgaaaaattattttttcaaaatacagtTGAATCACACTGAGAAATACAGAGAACTGAAATTGTCTATTCCTATTGCAGAATACCTTTTATGCACTCTTTTTCCAATGTACTTCTATGTAGGCTATGGAACAGCTTTTAACATCACAAAAGCTATTGGTGTCTATGAACTTCAGTTCTAGCAAACAGGccacaatttttctttgttttttttttttttcgttagtaTTGTTTCGTTAGTTCTTTGATACTTTGGTAGCTACAAATTTAACATAACACTAGGGCTGATATGTCTCACTTATATCACGTATCAGGAAATTCTTAAACTGTTTTGCGTAACCATGGTAATATGACAAACTGACGTGTTGACAAGAAGTCCAGCAGAACGTGCACGAACCGAATAAGATAGAGCAGGTAGTAATTAGTAAGAAGATAATTTAGCTCCAGGTTAGATTTAACTTAAaaccgaaaaaataagaaagctAGCCTTTGCCTTCGAACTCGAAACTGAGAAACGCATTAATTTTAGAAGTAACTAAAACCAATTTGACCGATTTTGATAGGGACTTCGAATTTCAGGTCTGATCTGACATAAGAAAAGTGGTTTTGGCGTTGTTAGTAGAAATATTGCCCAAATGAATATGCTGATTCACAACTTTCAAAATagcatatttaaaaaacatgcTGTTAGATTTCCTTAAAGACAGAAGAATTTTGCAAGACTTATTGTTTTTACGATCTTATAGTTGGCGAGAAGAGGAAAACCATCCATTTTAACGAAATCAAGGATCGCTACAAGAAGAGAAACATATAAATATGttgttcagtttttttttttttttttttacaacaaacAGTACCAAAATGCTGCGATCAAAAAATAGCGGTGGGGTGCCTCACTGGTTGAATCCAATATACTCGACTCATCCTACCCTGCTGGGAAAGTAGTCTACCAAATCGTTCGTCTTGATagttttgaaacaaaattgctAAATCGTCAGATTTCAGCAAACCAGGGCGAGCAGTGACTATTAAAAAgcaatcaaacaaacaaacaaaaaaacaataaatgatTAGAAATAGTTCATTCTGGAATAACAGTGGCATCAGAACTCAAATGGAGTAAGAATAACGAATAGAATGATGCTTAAATTTGTTCAACGAATGGAACATTCATAGTTTTCCGCTTTCAAAAATACTATATTTAAtggcttttatttatttattgatcacGTTAAAGTAAGACCaggtggccgagtggttaaggcgacagACTGCTACTACAAAATGGTTGGAATCTGTTGTGCTCTGCACGCATGAGTTCGAATCTCATCCTGGTCGATAGTATTTTGCTATTAGTTTTTTAATGTATGGTATTATGTTGTGAATGTATTGATgttaattttaatgtttttatctgttttaaGTTGAGAGTTAAGTTGTCGAAGCTTTTGCGCTTCGCATATATAATCGACCCTTATAGAGATAAATAGCGATCTTCTAAATATGTTGTGTTGCGTTACCATGACATCTAGCTGCCACCCTCGTAACCTTTTTCGAGAAGCCTGTATGTGGCGATATTATGAGGCAATAGGCTTCATATTTCTCATAGTAGCAAATGTCTAATTTATTGTGCATTAGCAAGTTGATTATTTTACAACTTTTCGTGGCTTAAATATAACATATTTTACATCATACATGAATTAATAAGAAAAAGCAGAGTGTTTTGATTTCTGAATTCATTGTTTGACGTTGATTTCCATAAAAATTGTGTGCTCAAGTGTCTCTGTTTTTTGTGTCTTTTAAGAAAATGCCAGTATTTCGCAAAGATCCTTGCGGAATTGTTTGCATATTTATGACATACTTAGCTGTTTTTTACGCTGATTATGTCGTTGTAAGATGGATTGTTATACAAACGCTGCACAAT comes from Daphnia carinata strain CSIRO-1 chromosome 2, CSIRO_AGI_Dcar_HiC_V3, whole genome shotgun sequence and encodes:
- the LOC130686066 gene encoding uncharacterized protein LOC130686066, producing the protein MDNLDIALNKEFDIPIDNLEVYLEKTCAAAAEQPLDDKIIRILKKLSALLWQRYQISRAECSDLQCTLSEELLLNSERLRTLTILRRDEKKYQDRLQKNSWLLERVRERGRTHIRIAREAQDLKRYVEEQKETIVQLKKDISRLKKKCGRQSHTSSQHHRVG